Part of the Paenibacillus kyungheensis genome, AATTCTTCAGCTTTCACTCTAGCTAATTCTTCTTTTTCCAATAGATTCATATTTAGTTCCCCCACCTTTGGAATTCATTTTCCCATTTTGGTTTTAAGTACGTTCAACAAATGACTATTTTTTAATCACATTTTTAAAGCCGACTAAACAACTAAGAATTATGTATATTATAGTACTTAATGGTTGAGGATTCAATAGTATTTTGAAAGTTAATCACAAGTTATTCACACTATTTTATAACTAGGAATAACTTTGTTGAAATGATTGTCGAAATTGTTACTTTATACACAAGGTTATGCACAAATCACATGTGGTCAAATGGTGGTCAAACGAGCTTCGATTGAAAGATAACCACAAAAAAGCCTCCCACCATTTCTGGTAAGAGGCTTCTGTAATCCTTGATAAACAAGGGATATTAACGTTTGGAGAACTGAGGTGCGCGACGTGCTGCTTTAAGACCGTATTTTTTACGCTCTTTCATACGAGGGTCACGAGTCAGGAATCCAGCTTTTTTCAAAGATCCACGAAGTTCAGGATCAGCTTTAAGCAATGCACGGGAAATACCGTGACGGATTGCTCCTGCTTGACCAGAAATACCACCACCGTGAGCTAATACGATTACATCGTAGCTTCCGATTGTTTCTGTCAAGTTAAGTGGTTGTTTTACGATCAGTTTAAGTGTATCTAAACCGAAATATTCATTGATGTCGCGTTTATTGATGACAATGCGTCCTTCACCCGGTACAAGGCGAACACGTGCTACCGAATGTTTACGACGACCTGTCCCATAGTATTGTACTTGTGCCATGAAACTGTCCTCCTTTTAATTAGCCGCGAAGTTCGTAAACTTCCGGTTTTTGTGCTGCATGTGGGTGTTCTACGCCAGCATATGCTTTCAATCTTAACTTCATTTGGTTACCCATACGAGTTTTTGGAAGCATACCATGAACTGCAAATTCGATTACACGTTCAGGTTTGTTTTTGATCATTTCATCAGCAGTGGTAACTTTAAGACCACCTGGATGCATGGAGTGACGGTAGTATTTTTTGTCTTGCAATTTTTTACCAGTCAAGTGGATTTTGTCAGCATTGATTACGATAACGAAATCTCCACCGTCTACATGAGGGGTAAATTGTGGTTTGTGTTTGCCGCGAATAAGTGCAGCTGCTTCACTAGCCAAACGACCAAGCGTTTTGCCTTCAGCATCGATAATGTGCCAATTGCGTTCTACTTCACTTGGCTTCGCAATGTACGTCGTACGCATGAAAAGTTCCTCCTTAGTGTGCTTTTGAAAATATATCATTAAGACATATTCTCATATATCTTCGTTCTTGAGTTAGTATTGTTAATACACAGTGTTACATAGTCATTAAGTGATGGATTAAAAATTTTTGGTGGTGTTATTCTTAATGGGGCTGTGGGATAGCCTTAAGAAAACACAAACTTTATTTTACAGCATAAAAACATGTTAAGCAAGAACTATTTGAAGTTTTTCTAGAAAAATTTTCGTAGGAATTCCCTTTGAAATTTTACTATGTATTAAACTCCTCATAGTGAACCCCCCACATCGTTAACG contains:
- the rplM gene encoding 50S ribosomal protein L13, with the translated sequence MRTTYIAKPSEVERNWHIIDAEGKTLGRLASEAAALIRGKHKPQFTPHVDGGDFVIVINADKIHLTGKKLQDKKYYRHSMHPGGLKVTTADEMIKNKPERVIEFAVHGMLPKTRMGNQMKLRLKAYAGVEHPHAAQKPEVYELRG
- the rpsI gene encoding 30S ribosomal protein S9; the encoded protein is MAQVQYYGTGRRKHSVARVRLVPGEGRIVINKRDINEYFGLDTLKLIVKQPLNLTETIGSYDVIVLAHGGGISGQAGAIRHGISRALLKADPELRGSLKKAGFLTRDPRMKERKKYGLKAARRAPQFSKR